The following proteins are co-located in the Syntrophorhabdaceae bacterium genome:
- a CDS encoding TetR/AcrR family transcriptional regulator: METKKISRREREKLSHRSQILGDALLLFTEKGYHNVSMHEIAAKAEFSIGTLYKYFKNKEDLYSALIIDKAEGFFQVIDEVFSRKDSVENIIREYVAVKTGIIKDNLTIIRLLFTETRGIRFNDDTGFCKVLREIHQKEMKKVASLIAKGMRARTFRKLDPHRLAVSLLGLMDGFMFNWLEDPDTHPYATNVSFIVELFFEGCLARAK; this comes from the coding sequence ATGGAGACGAAGAAGATCTCGCGTCGTGAACGTGAGAAGCTCTCCCATCGCAGTCAGATCCTTGGGGATGCCCTTTTACTTTTCACTGAAAAGGGATACCACAACGTGTCCATGCACGAGATTGCGGCAAAGGCCGAGTTCAGTATTGGTACACTCTACAAGTATTTCAAAAACAAGGAAGATCTTTATAGCGCATTGATAATCGATAAGGCTGAAGGTTTCTTTCAGGTCATCGATGAGGTCTTCTCCAGAAAGGACAGCGTCGAGAATATCATCAGGGAGTATGTGGCGGTCAAGACCGGAATCATCAAAGACAACCTTACTATCATACGGCTTCTGTTTACCGAGACTCGGGGGATACGTTTTAATGACGATACCGGTTTCTGCAAGGTGCTGAGGGAGATCCATCAAAAGGAGATGAAGAAGGTGGCCTCGTTAATAGCCAAAGGGATGCGTGCCAGGACATTCCGGAAGCTCGATCCGCATCGTCTGGCCGTGTCACTACTCGGTCTCATGGATGGGTTCATGTTTAACTGGCTCGAAGACCCGGACACACATCCGTACGCCACAAACGTCTCGTTTATCGTAGAGCTCTTCTTCGAAGGGTGCCTGGCCAGGGCCAAGTAG